From Novipirellula caenicola:
GCGATACTCGAGCACGTCGCGAATGATCGGATGTTTTCCCGAAAGACGTTCCAGCTCGGCTTCGCGAGTCGAATATTGTCCCGTCGCGGTTTTCTTGGGGTTCTTTTCGATCTCGAGTTCTTCGTAAAGCACGACGCCAAGCTGTTTGGGGGAATCGATATTGAACTCGTGTCCGGCAGCCGCAAAGATTTGGTTTTGCAGATCCTCGATTTCGCCGCTGAGCGTGCGTGAGTACTCATGCAACGCCTCGCTGTCTAACCGGATCCCTTCGTATTCCATGTCCACCAGGACACGGACCAGCGGGAATTCGACTTCGTAACAAACCTGGCTCACCCCCGCAGCCTCGAGATCGGCACGCAAGATCTTGGCGACCTGGAAGGTGACGTCTGCGTCTTCGCAGGCATACTCGGCGACTTTCTGAACGTCGACGTCGCGCATGTTCTTTTGTTCTTTCCCCTTGGGACCAATCAAATCGCTGGTGGGGATCGGTTTGTAGCCAAGGTAGAGTGCCGACAGATAATCGAGGCCATGCCGCATCTCGGGTTCCTTCATCGAATGCGCCAACATCGTATCGACCAGTTTGCCGCGGACTTCGAATCCATGCCAACGCAGCAATGACAGGTCATACTTCAGATTGTGACCAATCTTTTCGATTGACTCGTCTTCGAAGATGGGACGAAATTCATCGATCACCGCCTGGGCTTGCTCGGGATTATGAGGACACACGACGTAGTAGGCCGAATGAGGCTCGAAACAAAACGCAATCCCAAGCGGAAACGCACTGCGAGGATCAAGCGAAGTCGTTTCGGTGTCAAAACAGATCGAATCTTGCAACGCCAACTTTGCGATCAGACTGGCGCGTTCGGCTGCCGTGTGGATCGTGTGATAAGAGTGCGGAACATCGCGGATCGTTTTTTCTTGAACCGGTTCGTCGAACAAGGTCGCTTGTATTTCCGATTCTCGTTTTTCGCGGACGACATTGGCGCGAGCCGATGCAGCGGAGAAGGATTTACCAAAGATGCGTTTGCCAATCGCATCGAACTCGAGTTCGATCAACAAGGCTTTCAGAGCATTGGTGTCGTAGCTGCTCCATGACAAATCGTCGATGTCGACCGAATGGGGTACATCCAATTGGATCGTGACCAAATCCTTCGAAAGGAACGCTTTGTCTTTATTGGATTCGATGTTCTCTTTTTGTTTGCCTTTAAGTTCGGACGACTTGGCGTACAGCTCTTCGATCGATCCGTATTTGGCGATTAATTTCTGAGCCGTCTTGGGCCCGATTCCCGGGACGCCGGGAATATTGTCACTGGCGTCGCCCATTAAACCAAGGATATCGATGACTTGGTCGACCCGTTCGATTTCCCATTTCTGCAATACCTCTGGGACACCAAAGATTTCGGCATCACCTCCCTTTCGCCCCGGTTTGTAGACAAACACGTCTTCGCTGACGAGTTGATCGTAATCCTTGTCCGGCGTGACCATATAGGTTCGATAGCCTTTGGCCTCGGCTTGATGCGCGATGGTGCCGATCACGTCATCGGCTTCATATCCCGGCATCCGGATGCTGTGGATTTTCAACGCTTCAAACAACCGATCGATCAGCGGCAACTGCTTTGCGATATCCTCGGGCATCTCATCACGCTGGGCCTTGTATTCGGGGAACGCCTCGTGTCGCGCGGTGGGTTCGGGCGTATCAAAGGCGACTGCGATGTGAGTCGGTTCTTCGCGGCGAATCAGATCCAATACCGTGTTCAGCACCCCAAAGACCGCAGAGGTGCAGATGCCACCGGAGGTAAAGCGAGGACTGCGGACCAGCGCAAAGTGGGCTCGGTAAGTAAGCGCCATCCCGTCGAGCAAATAGAGCTTTTTATCGTTTGGGAACAGGTTGGACGTTGTATCAGCCATGATCGCTGCAAAATGAGGGAGCGGTTCGAAGAATAACGCTATTTTTATCGCACAAGCGTCACTGGCGTAAGCCGATCGATTCGCTACAACTAATTTGCCGATCGACACGCGGCGTCCCCGACGTCGATTGCCATCGGTCATCCGGCGTGTAAAACGTCCACTTGAATGTTCGCCGACCGCGGGATATCGCCGACATCCCGCGACCAATGGCTACCCACCGTTTTTCCCTCGATTGATCTGACTTTTCATGCATGTTCTCGTGACTGGCTGTGGCGGATTTCTTGGCCGCGAGATCGTGCGTCAACTGCTTCGCCGTGGTGACACCGTGACGGGGATCTCACGCGGCACGTATCCCGAATTGGTTAACGAGGGGATGCAGCACGTTTGTGGAGATTTGACCGACGCCGCTTTTTGTTTGCGATCAATCCGCGATGTCGATGCCGTGATTCACACCGCCGCCGTCGCGGGGGTTTGGGGACCTTGGGAACATTTTTATTCGATCAACAAATTGGCGACCGATCATGTGATCGCGGCTTGTCAGGCGAATCAAATTCGCCATCTGGTTTACACCAGCAGTCCGAGCGTCACCTTTGATTCAAAGCATCAGCAAAATCTCGACGAATCGGCTCCCTATCCGACCACATGGTTGTGCCATTACCCGCATACCAAGGCGATGGCCGAGCAAGCGGTGTTGGCGGCTCACTCGCCCGGGAAACTGAACACCGTCGCGCTGCGTCCCCATTTGATTTGGGGGGACGATGATCCGCACATCATTCCTCGGATTTTAGATCGGGCACGGCGAGGGCGACTAAGAATCGTGGGCGATGGTACCAACCAAGTCGATACCGTTCATGTCATCAACGCTGCCGCCGCTCACTTGGATGCACTCGATTCGCTCGATCGTGATCCAAATCGAGGGGGAGGACGAGCCTACTTTATCGCGCAAGACGAACCGGTGAATTGCTGGGACTGGATCTGCGAGATCTGCGAAATGGCAGGAGTCACTCCACCGAAACGAAAGATTCGCTACGAGACAGTGTATCGCATCGGGGCAATACTCGAGTCCGTGTACCGCATACTAGGGCGAAAGCAAGAACCGCCAATGACACGATTCGTGGCCGCTCAACTAGCCAAGGACCACTACTTTGATATTTCAGCGGCCAAAGAACGGCTCGGCTACCGCGTCCGCATCACGATGGACGAGGGACTCGAATCGCTACGAAAATCGCTTGAAAAATAACGAAACCTTGGACTAAAGTCCAAGGCTATCTTTCGACGTGCCTCGAGCACGAGAAGCACTACGCCAGTTGTTTGGCTTGCATTCCTGACATTTCTTTGTTTACAGCCACCTCATTCATGCTCAGTGAGACCAGTGATGGCTGCGTCCGATCAGCTTTTCGAGATCGGCAAAGTATTCAGGATAGGTCTTAGCCGTGCATGACGGATTCTTAATTTTGACGCCCGCGATCCGTAGTCCCGCCAACGACAAACTCATTGCCATGCGGTGATCGTGATACGTTTCTAGCACCGCACCATGCAACCCTTTAATGCCATCGGCAGGCGGCGTGATTGTTAATCCGTCCTCGTGTTCGGTCACCGAAGCGCCGAGCTTGTTTAGCTCGCAAGCCAAGTCACCGATACGATCGGTTTCCTTGAACCGGTTGTGTGCAACACCCCGCACGCGAGTTGGACCATCGGCAAACAAGGCGACGACGGCCAACGTTTGCACCGTATCGCTGATCGCGTTCATATCGATATCGATGCCTCGTAGCGGTCGCCCGGTCACCGTGATTCCATTAGCGTCTTCGTGAAGCTCGCAGCCCATTTTCTCAAGCACGTCAACAAAACCGACGTCGCCTTGCATCGCGTCACGCGTCAGTCCGGTGACGGTGACGCTGCCACCGCTGATTGCCGCTGCAGCCCAGAAGTAGCTCGCCGCCGATGCGTCGGGTTCGATCGCATAATCAAGACCACGGTAACCGTAGCCATCGGTATTCACCGAGCTTGAAATATCAAAGGCAACGGTTTGCTCTGCGGCTAGCCCCGAAGTGACGGTCGTCACCGCGCCGCCGAATGACTCGATCACTTTCGCGGTCATGTCAACGTACGGTCGCGATACCAATTCGCCCTTCACGGCGATCCGTGTTGTACGAGTGGAATCGGAGTCGGCAAAGGCTGCTGCGATCGGCGCGGCCATCATCAATCCGCTTAAATACTGGCTGCTGACGGAGCCTCCCACGTTGATTTCCCCCGCGTGCCAACCTGCCGAATCGATGACAACCGGCGGGCATCCGTTTGTCGATTCCGCGTGGATCGTTCCGTTCATGATCGGGACGATGGCGTCGACCAAATCGCCGATCGGTCGCTCGTGCATGCGATCGACCCCATGCAGCTTGTATCGCCCACCGGCCGCCGACAACGCCGCCGTCAGGAATCGGATCGTGGTTCCGCTGTTGGCAATGAACAACGAATGAGGATCGGGCTGGGCCGCCGACGTTGATCGCGTCGAAGAATTGTTGACTTGGATCGAGCGACCACCTTCGCTGACGTGAATATCCAACCCGATCGTTCGCAGCGCCTCGATCATTACCTCGGTGTCTTCGCTACGCAGCGCTCCGGTCAAGCGAGAGGTTCCCGAAGCGAACGCGGCACAAATCAAAGCACGATTGGTCAGACTCTTGCTGCCAGGCGGCTGGATCGTTCCCGAAACGGCACCGCCGGGAATGACTTCGACGAGAGTTTCCCCGTGACTTGACGATGGGTTGGCGGAGTTTGCGGAGGAAGCGGCGGTGTGGGGGACCGAAGCCTGCGGTTCGTGCATGATGGATGACAGTGGGGGAACGAGGTTACATCGCCACTGGTGTACTCTGAGTCCGCACGACCAACGACCCGATAATCATAATCCCCAGCGTGCCGGTGTGAACCAACCATGCGTCCCCGCTGAGCGAGACCGTCCGCATGGTCATGAATGTCATGACCAGTAACGCGATGTAGAACTGACGCTCGGCCCATCGCGCCCAATCGCCATGGCTGATCCTGCTGAAAAACAAAATGCCAAGAGCAAGCAGGGGAAGAATGATAGCATCGACGATTCGGAGGGTTTGCGAAAGATCCGACACGTGATTTGCTCCGCAGGACGAGAAGAGAAGAGGTCTGATGCCGGTTCTCTCATCTTTGCCCTCCCCCTCGATAGATCGACTTTAATGAATCGATAAAAATTGCGGGAAAAAGTCGCAGTGCTGGCTTTTTGTTGTCCGGAACTACCGCGTAATCGTCAAAGCTTTCCTAAAGCGGCCCAGCTTTCCTAACCGATAGAAACGTTAGCCGTCGTTTGGCGATTGATTTTCTGTTTGCGCGTACGATTTCTGGATCGGATCTCGAGTCATGGACTTTTCCACGATGATAGCCTCTGTCGCAAAGAAGCTACTGCTTTTGGTCGTATTGGTGAGCTTGGCTCCGACCACAGGGTGCCGGATTTGCGCAGACTGTGAAGATCTGGCCTACCCCGCCTACGGAGGTGCGTGGCAGCGGACACGTCGCGACGGGGGACGAGTCGGCAGTATTTTTGACCCAGCAGGAGCGCGGACCCCGGAATTGGTCAGTCGGGATCTGCCGCTTAGCCCCGATGAGAAAGAGCGGGCAAAACGCAGCGGTGACGAAGATCGCCCCCTCGAAGAAACCGACGGCATCGACCGCGAATCGACGCCCGATCGTGACCCGATGAACCTCGACAACGAGGATTCCGACCGAAATCAGTACGACCAAGACATGCAACGCAAAGAACAAGAACTGCGAGACCTGGATCTTGATGAGATTCGGATTCTGCGAGGCAGCCCGGAACCGCTCACTGGAGCCTAACGCCCCGGTGGGCTCGCGATCCGCAGGGCGGCGGGAAGCCGATTGGCGCAAAAATCGCAGGTTCCCGTCTTGCAGCCTACGGATCACCGAGCCTACTACCTTCGCGTTTCGCTCTGCTTTAGGCTGTATTGATCCACTTTATGTTTCACACCACACGAGCCATTTCCATGTTGGATCTTCGTCGTTACGTCCGAGACATCCCTGACTACCCTCAGCCTGGAATTTTGTTTCGCGACATCACTCCGTTGCTGGCGGCCCCCGAAGCGTTGGCCTCCGCGACCGAAGCGTTGGCTAAGCCCTATCTGGACGCCAAAATTGACATTGTTGCTGCGGCAGAAGCTCGCGGTTTCATTTTCGCCGCTCCGTTGGCGATCCGGCTTGGTGCCGGGTTTGTCCCGATCCGTAAACCGGGCAAGCTGCCTTTTAACATGCACTCGTTTGCTTACGAGTTGGAATACGGCACCGACGAACTGCAGATCCACGTCGATGGGGTCAAACCCGGGCAGCGCGTGTTGATCGTTGACGATCTGCTGGCGACCGGCGGGACGATGGAAGCGTGTTGCCGGCTGTTAGAAAAATGTGATGCCGAAATCGTCGGCTGCTCCTTCCTGATTCACCTAGTGCAGCTGGGCGGCAAAGAGCGACTGAGCCCGTATCCGGTTCACACCGTGCTGAACTACGACCAAGACGACGGTGAAACCGAGTTGAGTGCCCAGAACGAATTTCCCACTCCTGGCATCTAGTAAAGCCCGGCATCAAGTAAAGCGGGCGATCAACATCGTTGATCGCCCCGCGTTCATGACGGACGGTTTCTCGCTCAAGATCGTCGCTGCAGCGTGACCGGCGCACCGATGTGCACCGCAACATCGGTTACCACCAATGTTTGGTTTCCATGTGGATTCCATTGTAAACCCACATGATCGCGGTGCGGATGTAATGGGCCGACCCTAATTTTTCACCGACTCCGGGCAGTGCCAACACGGCGATAAACGTCAACACCAAACCGCCAAAGGCAATCGGGCTGTTGTCCGTTTGTCGGTAGCGAGATCGCCGGAGCGTGGGCCACCAACTTGAACTTATCGGATCGGGTTTGGTTAGATCTCGCAAGCGGCGAACGGCAAGCTGAGCGTTGCCGTCGGGCGCGTTGAAAATCCACTGAGGATGCACTTCAGTTCGGGCGTCGGCATATTCGAGTTCCCAAGGCCCCGAAATCTGGATTCGGGAAGCGTACTTGGCAGAGACGGTCACCGTGAAACCGTCAATCGATGCCTCTTGGACCACCACGGGGATGCGTCGGCGGCCAATTCGAATCACCGCCTTGCCATCCGCTTCCTGAATGGGACAGCGAAAAAAGGACGACTGTTCCGCGTCAAGCTGCTCGTCATCCGAGCTGGTTTGGGTTGTTTGATTCATGGATTAGATTTTCCATCGTGGGGGAGCAATGGAGGCTTGAAAAGGAGAGAGTTCAGTGACGCAATTCCCCTCGGCGACGGAACTCTCCAGCAAACCCTACGTGTAAAATCGCGGCCGCGACGGATGCATTTTGTTAGAACAAATACGAAAGCGAACCCACTGAGGCAGTATGTGCGGTTTGTATCAATTAGGCAGACTAGCGAAACCGCATGGTCCGCCGATGGGTTATGGTTTGCCCAATCGTGCGAGCCGATGGGGGCGACCGATCGCGACAGGGTCGCTGTTGCCGCAGTCATGTCAAAGTTTGCGGATTACGTCGACTTGTCCCTAAAAATCTGTTGCGAGTGTGGTAGCGATCGAATCGTGTCGATGGACAACTGAAACGCGGCTGTACGTTACCGCGGCTTGCACTTTGTCAAATGGCTCGAACCCGAGACGGCTCCCCCCATGCGTCCCATCGCAATCCCACTGCTATGTGCGGGCATCGCGACCATCACGTGGTTCTCTGCATACGCGGATGACTCGTCAAGTTCAAACGCCAAGCGACCGGTGCGGATCGCTGCCAAGCAGATTGACCGCATCGCGAAAGAAAAGCAGCCCCACAACGTCACAACGCCGAACGATGATGACCTCAACACGCATGACGATCTGCTCAGCGAGAATCAACTCGCAGGCGACGACCTGCTGAGTGGCGACAACCTTCTCGGGGGCGACGATTTACTCGGTGGAAACGACTTGCTTGGCAATGATCAAATTGAGACAGATCCGCTGATGAATGTGGGTGGCAGCGAGCTCGACCGGCTGTCCGATCCGCTGGATTATTTGGGGCCTTCGATCGCGGTCCCTTCGAAATCCGAGGCGCCATCCCAGGGACATCGTCTCCATCCGCACGGGTTCCATCCGCACATGCCCCTAGCAGACGGGTTACTGCAAGATGGGGCACAGCAAGACGGATCCGCCGCTGCGTCCAGCAAAGATCCACACGAAGCATTGTGGACCGAGAACCAATACCCATCGGCCGAAACGTGTCGCAGTTGTCACCCGAAACACTACGACGAATGGAGTGTCAGCTCACACGCTTACGCGGTGGTGTCGCCGATGTTTCAGCGATTCGAGCAAGCGATGCAGGAATACACGCGCGGAACCGTGGGCTCGTTTTGTGTGCGTTGTCATTCGCCCGTGGCGACTCAGCTCGAACTGCCTCGCTCGGCCAGCGTCTTGGACATGCCACCGGTGGTTCGCGAAGGGATCACCTGCATCGCCTGTCATCGAGTGAACGAACATTATTGGCGTGGCAGCAATGGCGACCGGCGGATTGAACCAGGGGACATTCACCAACCAGTGGGCCGCGGGTCGCACCACAGCGGCATTGCATCGGCCATTGCAAATGCGGATGAGTTGAAGTTGAAAACGTCGCCGCAGCAAACCGGTCCCGGCCAACCGGTGCACGCGTCAAGTTTTTTCTTTGAACCTCTGACCAACAGTGACATCTGTGTCTCTTGCCATCAAGTCGCGGTGCAGCCAGGGATTGCACTCGAAGTCGTGCACTCGCAATACCGTCACGGTCCCGCAGCCGCCAAAGGAATCTCGTGTCAAGATTGCCACATGGGCGCCGTGCCTGGCAAAGCCGAGGGCTACGAATATTGCCACGCTGCGGTGTTGAACGACAAACCGTATGGCGAGCCGAAGAAGCACGCGAATCATTCATTTTGGGGGCCGGGCTACCCGATCGCTCATCCTGGGATTTTCCCGCACAATCCCAAGGCCAAACAATATTCGCCGCGTCAATGGCTCGAATTCGATGATCGTGCTGGTTGGGGAACCGAAGCGTTCGAGCAAACGGTCACGCCGGGGATGTACTTTCCACCGCCATGGGACAACACGGATGATCGCCGTGACGCACGACGTATCATTGATGCCAACCTGTTGAAGATTGAAGAGAAACGGGCAAACGCCGTGATCACGCTCGAAGCTGGCGTGGATGTCAAAGGACCGATCTTTTTGAGTGAACCTCGCGCCGGGGCTCCGCTGAACATTGCCTACCGAGTTTCCAACATCAGCGAAGGCCACAATCTGCCTACCGGATCACTCGGAGCCCAGCCTCAGTTGTGGTTGAACGTTGTGTTAATCGATCCCGATGGTCAACGGGTGTGGGAGAGCGGCTACTTGGATTCCAACGCCGATTTGGCGGATATGAATTCGTACGACGTGGCGACGGGACGCGTGCCACGAGACAAGGGGCTGTTCAATCTGCAAACCAAGTTTCTGATCAACAATGTTCGCGGCACGGATCGTGAAGCGGCGTTGCCTTTGAATTTCAGCGTGGATCAATTGGTCTTTCTGCGTCCCGGCGCCGTGCCAGTCAGCGTGCTGAATCACCCGCCGCTGATCCGCATGGAAGCTCATTCGATCCCGCCGCTGGACCATCGCATGCCGAAGTACCACATCCCTGCATCGGTGATGCAAAAGAAAGGGCCGTACCGATTGAGCGTGCGGATGCGAAGCCGAATGGAGCCGCCTTATTTCATGCGACAGATCCATAGCACCCCCGACATGCTTCGCCGAATGTCGTCCAATATGTTGGACGTCCGGCAGAGCAGTCATACGTTCCTGGTTCGATAGCCCGTTTGTCCCTTTTATTTGTTCCTAACGACGTCCGATCTTCGATCCACATCACTCCCTAAACCCATCGTTGTCGTGAAGCAAACCATCAACATTGTCGATTCGGTGGCGAACCAGCTACCTGCTGATCGCCGAACGACGGCACGGCGATTCGCTGGACGGTGCAACGTCGCCGTTCGCGTTTGCCTGGGCATCGCGGCGGTCGCTGGGATCGTGGGATTGAGTGGTTTCAGTCACGCGAAAAGTCCAACGCGGCTACCGAGTGTCCAACACCCGACGCGGCTACCGCCGGTGCAGTCGGCCGCCCCGCAAGTCGCTGCCGAAAGTGAAACCGACAGCGAGCACGACACCAGCATGCCGATCACTCGCGAAGAATCGGTATGGGTTTTACCCGAGACGGAATTCCTGACCGATCGGTTTTATCAATCGCTTCAGAGTCGAGTTTCCCAACGACCGGAACACGAAACGTTGCCCTCAGTGGCGGATCCAGTTTCCAGCGGCATGTTGGAATTCCCCGATCCAGTGCTGCGGCTGAATCAACCCGCTGACTTCGATCCGCCGTTACTTGTGTT
This genomic window contains:
- the polA gene encoding DNA polymerase I produces the protein MADTTSNLFPNDKKLYLLDGMALTYRAHFALVRSPRFTSGGICTSAVFGVLNTVLDLIRREEPTHIAVAFDTPEPTARHEAFPEYKAQRDEMPEDIAKQLPLIDRLFEALKIHSIRMPGYEADDVIGTIAHQAEAKGYRTYMVTPDKDYDQLVSEDVFVYKPGRKGGDAEIFGVPEVLQKWEIERVDQVIDILGLMGDASDNIPGVPGIGPKTAQKLIAKYGSIEELYAKSSELKGKQKENIESNKDKAFLSKDLVTIQLDVPHSVDIDDLSWSSYDTNALKALLIELEFDAIGKRIFGKSFSAASARANVVREKRESEIQATLFDEPVQEKTIRDVPHSYHTIHTAAERASLIAKLALQDSICFDTETTSLDPRSAFPLGIAFCFEPHSAYYVVCPHNPEQAQAVIDEFRPIFEDESIEKIGHNLKYDLSLLRWHGFEVRGKLVDTMLAHSMKEPEMRHGLDYLSALYLGYKPIPTSDLIGPKGKEQKNMRDVDVQKVAEYACEDADVTFQVAKILRADLEAAGVSQVCYEVEFPLVRVLVDMEYEGIRLDSEALHEYSRTLSGEIEDLQNQIFAAAGHEFNIDSPKQLGVVLYEELEIEKNPKKTATGQYSTREAELERLSGKHPIIRDVLEYRGARKLKSVYVDQLPEAVNPKTGRLHTHYSQTWTATGRIQSNDPNLQTIPVRKQRGREIRAAFVPRDDNHVLLSADYSQIELRIMADLSGDEAMREAFISGEDIHTVTASKVYKVDPSEVTREMRDKAKTVNFGIIYGISGFGLQQRLNIPRGEANELIANYFGKYPGVQEYIDKTIAFAKEHGYVTTRTGRRRYIRDINSKSKTVVNAAERLAMNSPIQGTAADMLKLAMIRVHETLCEGGFKTKMLLTVHDEIVFDMPKSESEAVMPVIEQAMKTAMPMSVPIVVEMGIGDNWLEAH
- a CDS encoding NAD-dependent epimerase/dehydratase family protein, whose translation is MHVLVTGCGGFLGREIVRQLLRRGDTVTGISRGTYPELVNEGMQHVCGDLTDAAFCLRSIRDVDAVIHTAAVAGVWGPWEHFYSINKLATDHVIAACQANQIRHLVYTSSPSVTFDSKHQQNLDESAPYPTTWLCHYPHTKAMAEQAVLAAHSPGKLNTVALRPHLIWGDDDPHIIPRILDRARRGRLRIVGDGTNQVDTVHVINAAAAHLDALDSLDRDPNRGGGRAYFIAQDEPVNCWDWICEICEMAGVTPPKRKIRYETVYRIGAILESVYRILGRKQEPPMTRFVAAQLAKDHYFDISAAKERLGYRVRITMDEGLESLRKSLEK
- the aroA gene encoding 3-phosphoshikimate 1-carboxyvinyltransferase — translated: MHEPQASVPHTAASSANSANPSSSHGETLVEVIPGGAVSGTIQPPGSKSLTNRALICAAFASGTSRLTGALRSEDTEVMIEALRTIGLDIHVSEGGRSIQVNNSSTRSTSAAQPDPHSLFIANSGTTIRFLTAALSAAGGRYKLHGVDRMHERPIGDLVDAIVPIMNGTIHAESTNGCPPVVIDSAGWHAGEINVGGSVSSQYLSGLMMAAPIAAAFADSDSTRTTRIAVKGELVSRPYVDMTAKVIESFGGAVTTVTSGLAAEQTVAFDISSSVNTDGYGYRGLDYAIEPDASAASYFWAAAAISGGSVTVTGLTRDAMQGDVGFVDVLEKMGCELHEDANGITVTGRPLRGIDIDMNAISDTVQTLAVVALFADGPTRVRGVAHNRFKETDRIGDLACELNKLGASVTEHEDGLTITPPADGIKGLHGAVLETYHDHRMAMSLSLAGLRIAGVKIKNPSCTAKTYPEYFADLEKLIGRSHHWSH
- a CDS encoding adenine phosphoribosyltransferase, translating into MLDLRRYVRDIPDYPQPGILFRDITPLLAAPEALASATEALAKPYLDAKIDIVAAAEARGFIFAAPLAIRLGAGFVPIRKPGKLPFNMHSFAYELEYGTDELQIHVDGVKPGQRVLIVDDLLATGGTMEACCRLLEKCDAEIVGCSFLIHLVQLGGKERLSPYPVHTVLNYDQDDGETELSAQNEFPTPGI
- a CDS encoding multiheme c-type cytochrome, with protein sequence MRPIAIPLLCAGIATITWFSAYADDSSSSNAKRPVRIAAKQIDRIAKEKQPHNVTTPNDDDLNTHDDLLSENQLAGDDLLSGDNLLGGDDLLGGNDLLGNDQIETDPLMNVGGSELDRLSDPLDYLGPSIAVPSKSEAPSQGHRLHPHGFHPHMPLADGLLQDGAQQDGSAAASSKDPHEALWTENQYPSAETCRSCHPKHYDEWSVSSHAYAVVSPMFQRFEQAMQEYTRGTVGSFCVRCHSPVATQLELPRSASVLDMPPVVREGITCIACHRVNEHYWRGSNGDRRIEPGDIHQPVGRGSHHSGIASAIANADELKLKTSPQQTGPGQPVHASSFFFEPLTNSDICVSCHQVAVQPGIALEVVHSQYRHGPAAAKGISCQDCHMGAVPGKAEGYEYCHAAVLNDKPYGEPKKHANHSFWGPGYPIAHPGIFPHNPKAKQYSPRQWLEFDDRAGWGTEAFEQTVTPGMYFPPPWDNTDDRRDARRIIDANLLKIEEKRANAVITLEAGVDVKGPIFLSEPRAGAPLNIAYRVSNISEGHNLPTGSLGAQPQLWLNVVLIDPDGQRVWESGYLDSNADLADMNSYDVATGRVPRDKGLFNLQTKFLINNVRGTDREAALPLNFSVDQLVFLRPGAVPVSVLNHPPLIRMEAHSIPPLDHRMPKYHIPASVMQKKGPYRLSVRMRSRMEPPYFMRQIHSTPDMLRRMSSNMLDVRQSSHTFLVR